The DNA region AGCCTGAGGTGCCATCTCCCACTCCGCCAACGCCGGTGCCGCCTGGTGCTGGTGAAATTCAGTGGGTGGACTTACTTGGAATCGAGAGTCCGTGAGCAGCCATCGACGAAGTAGTACAGCTTGCTTTGGATATCTTCGAGAGACATACCCATTAATATTTTGTCGAACAGCATTGAGCCATGAAAGTAAGTGTTAAAGACTTCGATCATTTGGGTGATATCCACGTCCTTGTTGATTTTACCTTGGCTCTTTAAGTCCTCAAGACGTGCGATGACTTGGGGTACGAAATGTTTATTGGGAGCAATTTCACGAATACGTTTAAGAAACTTTGCATCCACAAGACATTGGCCCAGCACGATTTTAAAAAACTCCTCGTCCTTTTGGCAATGTTGTTTGAACATATAGTCCACCAGTGCGCGCAGCTCTTCGTGAACTGTTGGCAGTGGTGCGTAGGGTAGGTCGATGATTTTGTGCTCTTTGAGATGACTTTCAATAAGTGCAAGCAGAAGCCCCATTTTGCCGTCAAAATAGCGGCCAATGAGTGATTCGTTGATTTTGGCTTTGTCAGCGAT from Bdellovibrio sp. GT3 includes:
- a CDS encoding TetR/AcrR family transcriptional regulator; the encoded protein is MGNETLLKSKNPDQKETGSRTKTKKRDRSASEERLLQAAEDIFSKHGFKGATTRMIADKAKINESLIGRYFDGKMGLLLALIESHLKEHKIIDLPYAPLPTVHEELRALVDYMFKQHCQKDEEFFKIVLGQCLVDAKFLKRIREIAPNKHFVPQVIARLEDLKSQGKINKDVDITQMIEVFNTYFHGSMLFDKILMGMSLEDIQSKLYYFVDGCSRTLDSK